A single region of the Streptomyces sp. AM 4-1-1 genome encodes:
- a CDS encoding pitrilysin family protein: MTSRSSTTTARTSSKARAVARTQTLLKGTDGIGTVRRTVLPGGLRIVTETLPSVRSATFGIWANVGSRDETPTLNGATHYLEHLLFKGTDRRGALDISAAIDAVGGEMNAFTAKEYTCYYARVLDTDLPLAIDVVCDMLTGSLITPEDVDAERGVILEEIAMTEDDPSDCVHDLFAHTMLGDTPLGRPVLGTVDTVNALTRGQISRFYKKHYDPTHLVVAAAGNVDHATVVRQVRRAFERAGALSRTDAVPMAPREGSRPLRTAGRVELLDRRTEQAHVVLGMPGLARTDDRRWALGVLNTALGGGMSSRLFQEVREKRGLAYSVYSYTSGFADCGLFGVYAGCRPSQVHDVLKICRDELDRVATDGLDDEEIGRAIGQLSGSTVLGLEDTGALMSRIGKSELCWGEQMSVDDMLARMAEVTPDDVRAVAGELLGHRPSLSVIGPLKDKQADRLHEAVA, encoded by the coding sequence GTGACGTCCCGTAGTTCCACGACGACGGCCCGCACCTCTTCGAAGGCGCGGGCCGTCGCCCGTACCCAAACGCTCCTCAAGGGCACCGACGGCATCGGCACCGTCCGCCGGACCGTGCTGCCCGGCGGTCTGCGGATCGTCACCGAGACGCTGCCCTCCGTCCGCTCCGCCACCTTCGGGATCTGGGCCAACGTCGGTTCGCGCGACGAGACACCCACCCTGAACGGCGCGACGCACTACCTCGAACACCTCCTCTTCAAGGGCACCGACAGGCGCGGCGCCCTCGACATCTCCGCCGCCATCGACGCGGTCGGCGGCGAGATGAACGCCTTCACGGCGAAGGAGTACACCTGCTACTACGCGCGGGTCCTCGACACCGACCTGCCGCTGGCCATCGACGTCGTCTGCGACATGCTGACCGGCTCGCTGATCACCCCCGAGGACGTCGACGCCGAGCGCGGCGTCATCCTTGAGGAGATCGCGATGACGGAGGACGACCCGAGCGACTGCGTCCACGACCTGTTCGCGCACACCATGCTCGGCGACACCCCGCTGGGCCGTCCGGTCCTCGGTACGGTCGACACCGTGAACGCGCTCACCCGCGGCCAGATCTCCCGTTTCTACAAGAAGCACTACGACCCGACGCACCTCGTCGTCGCCGCCGCGGGCAACGTCGACCACGCCACGGTCGTACGCCAGGTCCGCAGGGCCTTCGAACGGGCGGGCGCCCTCTCCCGGACGGACGCCGTCCCGATGGCGCCGCGTGAGGGCTCCCGCCCCCTGCGCACCGCGGGCCGGGTCGAACTCCTCGACCGCAGGACCGAGCAGGCCCACGTCGTCCTCGGGATGCCGGGACTGGCCCGTACCGACGACCGCCGCTGGGCGCTCGGCGTCCTGAACACCGCACTCGGCGGCGGCATGAGCTCCCGGCTGTTCCAGGAGGTACGGGAGAAGCGCGGTCTCGCCTACAGCGTGTACTCGTACACCTCCGGCTTCGCCGACTGCGGGCTGTTCGGTGTGTACGCGGGCTGCCGGCCGAGCCAGGTGCACGACGTCCTGAAGATCTGCCGTGACGAGCTCGACCGGGTCGCGACGGACGGCCTCGACGACGAGGAGATCGGCCGCGCCATCGGTCAGCTCTCCGGCTCCACCGTCCTCGGCCTTGAGGACACGGGCGCGCTGATGAGCCGTATCGGCAAGAGCGAACTGTGCTGGGGCGAGCAGATGTCGGTCGACGACATGCTGGCCAGGATGGCGGAGGTCACCCCCGACGACGTCCGCGCGGTGGCCGGCGAGCTCCTCGGGCACCGGCCCTCGCTGTCCGTCATCGGCCCGCTCAAGGACAAGCAGGCCGACCGCCTCCACGAAGCGGTCGCGTAA
- the dapB gene encoding 4-hydroxy-tetrahydrodipicolinate reductase — protein MSKLRVAVLGAKGRIGSEAVRAVEAADDMELVAALDRDDRLDTLAEAGAQVTVDLTTPASVMDNLDFCVRHGIHAVVGTTGWNDERLARLNSWLSDSPRTGVLVAPNFSIGAVLTMRFAEQAARYFESVEVIELHHPNKVDAPSGTATRTAQLIAAARDRAGCDPQPDATATALDGARGADVDGVPVHSVRLRGLLAHQEVLLGGEGETLTIRHDSLHHSSFMPGILLGVRRVVTSPGLTFGLEHFLELN, from the coding sequence ATGAGCAAGCTGCGCGTGGCCGTTCTCGGTGCCAAGGGCCGGATCGGTTCCGAAGCCGTACGAGCCGTCGAGGCGGCCGACGACATGGAACTGGTGGCCGCCCTCGACCGGGACGACCGCCTCGACACCCTGGCGGAGGCCGGGGCCCAGGTCACGGTCGACCTCACCACACCCGCCTCGGTGATGGACAACCTCGACTTCTGCGTACGGCACGGCATCCACGCGGTCGTCGGCACCACGGGCTGGAACGACGAACGGCTCGCGCGGCTGAACTCCTGGCTCTCCGACTCGCCGCGGACCGGTGTGCTCGTCGCGCCGAACTTCTCCATCGGCGCGGTCCTCACCATGAGGTTCGCGGAGCAGGCGGCCCGCTACTTCGAGTCGGTCGAGGTCATCGAGCTGCACCACCCCAACAAGGTCGACGCCCCCTCCGGCACCGCCACCCGCACCGCCCAGCTGATCGCCGCCGCCCGCGACCGGGCCGGCTGCGACCCGCAGCCGGACGCCACGGCCACGGCCCTGGACGGCGCCCGCGGCGCGGACGTCGACGGGGTCCCGGTCCACTCGGTCCGGCTCCGCGGCCTTCTCGCCCACCAGGAAGTGCTCCTCGGCGGCGAGGGCGAGACCCTCACCATCCGCCACGACTCCCTGCACCACAGCAGCTTCATGCCGGGCATCCTGCTCGGCGTGCGCCGCGTGGTGACCAGTCCGGGCCTCACCTTCGGCCTGGAACACTTTCTCGAACTGAACTGA
- the thyX gene encoding FAD-dependent thymidylate synthase yields MTETPEPAKLSFRSDVTVDLVKHAAGDSDVLWAARVSTAGEQSLEEVSKDPERSKGLINFLMRDRHGSPFEHNSMTFFINAPIFVFREFMRHRVGWSYNEESGRYRQLEPVFYVPGESRKLVQQGRPGKYEFVEGTGAQQELTTRVMEDSYRQAYASYQEMLAAGVAREVARAVLPVGLFSSMYATCNARSLMHFLGLRTQHELAKVPSFPQREIEMVGERMEREWAKLMPLTHAAFNKNGRVAP; encoded by the coding sequence ATGACCGAGACCCCCGAGCCCGCCAAGCTCAGTTTCCGCAGCGATGTCACCGTTGACCTGGTGAAACACGCCGCCGGCGACTCCGACGTGCTGTGGGCGGCCCGTGTCTCCACCGCCGGGGAGCAGTCTCTGGAGGAAGTCAGCAAAGATCCCGAGCGCTCCAAGGGGCTCATCAACTTCCTGATGCGCGACCGCCACGGCAGCCCGTTCGAGCACAACTCCATGACCTTCTTCATCAACGCTCCGATCTTCGTGTTCCGCGAGTTCATGCGGCACCGGGTCGGCTGGTCGTACAACGAGGAATCGGGCCGTTACAGGCAGCTGGAGCCGGTCTTCTACGTCCCGGGGGAGTCCCGCAAGCTCGTCCAGCAGGGCCGCCCCGGCAAGTACGAGTTCGTCGAGGGCACCGGTGCCCAGCAGGAGCTCACCACCCGCGTCATGGAGGACTCCTACCGCCAGGCCTACGCCTCCTACCAGGAGATGCTCGCCGCCGGGGTCGCCCGCGAGGTCGCCCGCGCGGTGCTTCCGGTAGGCCTCTTCTCGTCGATGTACGCCACGTGCAACGCCCGCTCGCTGATGCACTTCCTCGGCCTGCGCACCCAGCACGAGCTGGCGAAGGTCCCCTCCTTCCCGCAGCGCGAGATCGAGATGGTCGGAGAGCGGATGGAGCGGGAGTGGGCGAAGCTCATGCCGCTCACTCATGCGGCCTTCAACAAAAATGGACGGGTCGCCCCATAG
- the dapA gene encoding 4-hydroxy-tetrahydrodipicolinate synthase, whose product MAPISTPQTPFGRVLTAMVTPFTADGALDLDGAQRLAVQLVDAGNDGLVVNGTTGESPTTSDSEKDQLVRAVLEAVGDRAHVLTGIGTNDTRHSVELARTAERSGAHGLLAVTPYYSKPPQEGLLRHFSAIADATGLPVMLYDIPGRSGVPIDTETLVRLAEHPRIVANKDAKGDLGRASWAIARSGLAWYSGDDMLSLPLLSVGAVGFVSVVGHVVTPELRALIEAYLGGDVQKATEIHQKLLPVFTGMFRTQGVITSKAALALQGLPAGPLRLPLVELTPQETAQLKIDLAAGGVQL is encoded by the coding sequence ATGGCTCCGATCTCCACTCCGCAGACCCCCTTCGGGCGGGTCCTCACCGCCATGGTCACGCCCTTCACGGCGGACGGCGCACTCGACCTCGACGGCGCTCAGCGGCTCGCCGTCCAGCTGGTGGACGCAGGCAACGACGGCCTGGTCGTCAACGGCACCACCGGTGAGTCCCCGACCACCAGCGACTCGGAGAAAGACCAGCTGGTACGGGCGGTACTGGAAGCGGTCGGGGACCGGGCCCACGTGCTCACCGGCATCGGCACCAACGACACCCGGCACAGCGTCGAGCTCGCCCGCACCGCCGAGCGTTCCGGCGCCCACGGCCTCCTCGCGGTCACCCCGTACTACAGCAAGCCGCCGCAGGAAGGACTCCTGCGCCACTTCAGCGCCATCGCCGACGCGACCGGCCTTCCCGTGATGCTGTACGACATCCCCGGCCGCAGCGGGGTACCGATCGACACGGAGACACTGGTCCGTCTCGCCGAGCACCCCCGGATCGTCGCCAACAAGGACGCCAAGGGCGACCTCGGCCGCGCCAGCTGGGCCATCGCCCGCTCCGGTCTCGCCTGGTACTCCGGCGACGACATGCTGAGCCTGCCGCTGCTGTCGGTCGGCGCGGTCGGTTTCGTCTCGGTCGTGGGCCACGTCGTCACCCCCGAACTGCGCGCGCTGATCGAGGCGTACCTCGGCGGCGACGTCCAGAAGGCCACCGAGATCCACCAGAAGCTGCTCCCGGTCTTCACCGGTATGTTCCGCACCCAGGGTGTGATCACCTCGAAGGCCGCGCTCGCCCTCCAGGGACTGCCCGCGGGACCGCTCCGTCTGCCGCTGGTGGAACTCACCCCGCAGGAGACGGCCCAGCTCAAGATCGATCTCGCGGCCGGCGGGGTACAGCTGTAA
- a CDS encoding ribonuclease J: MSHPHPELGTPPKLAKGGLRVTPLGGLGEIGRNMTVFEYGGRLLIVDCGVLFPEEEQPGIDLILPDFTTIRDRLDDIEGIVLTHGHEDHIGGVPYLLRLKPDIPLIGSKLTLALIEAKLQEHRIRPYTLEVTEGHRERIGPFDCEFVAVNHSIPDALAVAIRTPAGMVVHTGDFKMDQLPLDRRLTDLPTFARLGEEGIDLLLSDSTNAEVPGFVPPERDISNVLRQVFANAQKRIIVASFASHVHRIQQILDAAHEYGRRVAFVGRSMVRNMGIARDLGYLKVPAGLVVDVKTLDDLPDDEVVLVCTGSQGEPMAALSRMANRDHQIRIVPGDTVILASSLIPGNENAVYRVINGLTRWGAHVIHKGNAKVHVSGHASAGELLYFYNICKPKNLMPVHGEWRHLRANAELGALTGVPKDHIVIAEDGVVVDLIDGKAKIVGKVQAGYVYVDGLSVGDVTESSLKDRRILGDEGIISVFIVVDSSSGKIVGGPHFQARGSGIEDSSFTAVVPRVEEALNKSAQDGVMEPHQLQQLVRRTVGKWVSDTYRRRPMILPVVVEV; this comes from the coding sequence TTGAGTCATCCGCACCCTGAACTCGGCACGCCGCCGAAGCTCGCCAAGGGCGGCCTCCGGGTCACCCCGCTCGGCGGCCTCGGCGAGATCGGCCGCAACATGACGGTGTTCGAGTACGGCGGCCGCCTGCTCATCGTCGACTGCGGTGTCCTCTTCCCGGAGGAGGAACAGCCGGGGATCGATCTGATCCTTCCCGACTTCACCACGATCCGGGACCGCCTCGACGACATCGAGGGCATCGTCCTCACGCACGGACACGAGGACCACATCGGTGGTGTCCCGTATCTGCTGCGTCTGAAGCCGGACATCCCGCTGATCGGCTCCAAGCTGACCCTGGCGCTGATCGAGGCGAAGCTCCAGGAGCACCGCATCCGCCCGTACACCCTTGAGGTCACCGAGGGACACCGGGAGCGGATCGGCCCGTTCGACTGCGAGTTCGTCGCGGTCAACCACTCCATCCCGGACGCGCTGGCCGTGGCCATCCGCACTCCCGCCGGCATGGTCGTGCACACGGGCGACTTCAAGATGGACCAGCTGCCGCTGGACCGCCGGCTGACGGACCTGCCGACCTTCGCCAGGCTCGGCGAGGAGGGCATCGACCTTCTCCTGTCGGACTCCACGAACGCCGAGGTGCCGGGCTTCGTCCCGCCCGAGCGGGACATCTCCAACGTCCTGCGGCAGGTATTCGCGAACGCCCAGAAGCGGATCATCGTGGCGAGCTTCGCCAGCCACGTCCACCGCATCCAGCAGATCCTGGACGCGGCGCACGAGTACGGCCGCAGGGTCGCGTTCGTGGGCCGCTCCATGGTCCGGAACATGGGCATCGCGCGCGACCTCGGCTATCTGAAGGTTCCGGCGGGCCTGGTCGTCGACGTCAAGACCCTCGACGACCTTCCGGACGACGAGGTCGTGCTGGTGTGCACGGGCTCCCAGGGAGAGCCGATGGCGGCGCTCTCCCGGATGGCCAACCGCGACCACCAGATCCGGATCGTCCCGGGCGACACGGTGATCCTGGCGTCGTCGCTGATCCCGGGCAACGAGAACGCGGTGTACCGCGTGATCAACGGTCTGACCCGCTGGGGCGCCCACGTCATCCACAAGGGCAACGCCAAGGTCCATGTCTCGGGCCACGCCTCGGCCGGCGAGCTGCTGTACTTCTACAACATCTGCAAGCCGAAGAACCTGATGCCGGTCCACGGCGAATGGCGCCATCTGAGGGCCAACGCCGAGCTCGGCGCCCTCACGGGCGTCCCCAAGGACCACATCGTCATCGCGGAGGACGGCGTCGTCGTCGACCTGATCGACGGCAAGGCCAAGATCGTCGGCAAGGTCCAGGCCGGTTATGTGTACGTCGACGGCCTGTCGGTCGGTGACGTCACCGAGAGCTCGCTCAAGGACCGCCGCATCCTCGGTGACGAGGGCATCATCTCGGTGTTCATCGTGGTCGACAGCTCGTCCGGCAAGATCGTGGGCGGGCCGCACTTCCAGGCGCGCGGCTCCGGCATCGAGGACTCGTCCTTCACGGCCGTGGTGCCCAGGGTCGAGGAAGCCCTCAACAAGTCCGCCCAGGACGGAGTGATGGAGCCCCACCAGCTCCAGCAGCTCGTCCGCCGCACGGTGGGCAAGTGGGTCTCGGACACCTACCGCAGGCGTCCGATGATCCTCCCGGTCGTCGTCGAGGTCTGA